A region of Pleionea litopenaei DNA encodes the following proteins:
- a CDS encoding nucleotidyltransferase domain-containing protein, with protein sequence MIDSKARQEIEHRLKQVEIDENVKILMAIESGSRAWGFASPNSDYDVRFIYVRPRDWYLSIDVEDRRDVIEYPIVDEIDLNGWDIRKALRLFWKSNPSIIEWIQSPITYIESGNFRQNVIELLPKIYSVEKGMYHYLNMAKSNYREHMKEKNVRIKKYFYVLRALLSIRWLEMNQTVAPIEFERLLTLVEDEDLLSTIRALLARKKVVSEKGLEPAVPLINNFIEKEIERYQSRGFESLQSERDIRKLNTLFKKVLMEN encoded by the coding sequence ATGATAGATAGCAAAGCAAGACAAGAGATTGAGCATCGTCTCAAGCAAGTGGAAATTGATGAGAACGTAAAAATATTAATGGCCATTGAGTCAGGTAGTCGTGCCTGGGGATTTGCATCGCCAAATAGTGACTACGATGTTCGATTTATTTATGTTCGACCACGAGACTGGTACCTGTCAATTGATGTAGAAGACCGACGAGATGTCATAGAATACCCTATTGTTGATGAGATTGATTTGAATGGATGGGATATTAGAAAGGCCTTAAGGCTTTTTTGGAAATCTAATCCTTCTATTATTGAGTGGATTCAATCCCCTATCACCTATATTGAATCGGGCAACTTTCGGCAAAATGTAATTGAACTTCTGCCAAAAATTTACTCAGTTGAAAAGGGTATGTATCACTACTTAAATATGGCTAAGTCGAATTACCGAGAACATATGAAGGAAAAGAATGTTCGAATAAAGAAGTACTTTTACGTTCTAAGAGCTTTGTTAAGTATTCGGTGGTTGGAGATGAATCAAACCGTTGCGCCCATTGAATTCGAGCGTTTATTAACCTTGGTTGAAGACGAGGACCTTTTGTCAACAATACGCGCTTTGCTAGCTAGAAAGAAAGTAGTGTCAGAAAAAGGGTTGGAGCCAGCGGTACCGCTAATTAATAACTTTATCGAAAAGGAAATTGAAAGATACCAAAGTCGTGGGTTCGAGTCTTTGCAAAGTGAAAGAGATATTAGAAAATTGAATACCTTGTTTAAGAAAGTGTTAATGGAAAATTGA
- a CDS encoding dimethylarginine dimethylaminohydrolase family protein, which translates to MQTMQTDVGQIKRVLLKHAKDAFRDDEQIDREWKALNFLARPDRSNAIVEYDAFCDLLSKLGVELEFLPASADTTLDSLYPRDNAVVTDNGIILCTMGKANRQTEPEHQRQHYITRGSKVLGSVTAPGSVEGGDVTWLRNNVLAVANGYRTNAQGIAQLRELTAASVSDFIEVPLPHFRGPSDVFHLMSIISPVADDLAVVYSPLMPVPFRNYLLDSGYRLVEVPEQEYDSQGCNVLAVAPGVCVAVEGNPITKKRLLDAGAEVHTFSGKDICEKGCGGPTCLTRPLERER; encoded by the coding sequence ATGCAGACAATGCAAACGGATGTGGGGCAAATTAAACGAGTCTTGTTGAAACATGCCAAAGATGCTTTTCGAGATGATGAACAAATTGATCGAGAATGGAAAGCTTTAAATTTCCTCGCTAGACCTGATCGCAGCAATGCCATTGTAGAATACGATGCATTTTGCGATTTGCTTAGTAAGCTGGGGGTCGAACTCGAATTTCTTCCAGCTTCCGCAGATACCACTCTTGATAGCTTGTATCCGAGAGACAATGCGGTTGTCACTGATAATGGAATCATTTTATGCACCATGGGAAAAGCGAATCGACAAACTGAGCCAGAACATCAACGCCAGCATTATATAACTCGAGGCTCAAAAGTTTTGGGAAGCGTCACCGCACCCGGTTCTGTAGAGGGTGGCGATGTCACTTGGTTGCGGAACAATGTTCTTGCGGTTGCCAATGGTTATCGAACCAATGCTCAAGGCATCGCTCAACTGCGCGAATTGACCGCTGCTTCCGTCAGCGATTTTATAGAGGTTCCGCTTCCGCATTTTAGGGGACCCAGCGACGTTTTCCATTTAATGTCTATTATCAGCCCTGTCGCCGATGATCTCGCCGTTGTCTATTCTCCTCTTATGCCAGTGCCTTTTCGAAATTACTTACTTGACAGTGGTTATCGATTAGTTGAAGTGCCTGAACAAGAGTATGACTCGCAAGGTTGTAATGTGCTTGCGGTTGCTCCCGGTGTGTGTGTGGCGGTTGAAGGCAATCCTATTACAAAAAAGAGACTGCTTGATGCTGGCGCAGAAGTTCACACTTTCTCAGGTAAAGATATTTGTGAGAAAGGGTGTGGCGGTCCTACGTGTTTAACTCGTCCACTAGAGCGTGAACGGTAA
- a CDS encoding aromatic ring-hydroxylating oxygenase subunit alpha — MNQSYHWQPYFEATELEQAITLPAELYVSEQAHQLDRQAIFTRSWQCVGHVSELANNGDVITAEVANKPIVILRDHEGQLRAYYNVCKHRAGPLVLQKGNVKVLSCKYHGWTYKLDGQLRTAPEMQSTPNFELCDVHLDSVNVDTWQGYLFVNLSNSPIELAKVFENIVEKIAPINLLKMQFHHRDVYDVSCNWKVYMDNYLEGYHLPHVHPGLNKLLDYKSYTTELSPWYSYQFSPLESDDNFYGDGAAHYFCVYPNLMLNILPGRCQVNIIVPSEKNQCKVIFDYYYSDLESSSTKKMIQQDLSFSDEVQDEDIAICEHVQKGLESGSYHQGRLCVKRESGVWHFQELLRRAYREVSEL, encoded by the coding sequence ATGAATCAATCTTATCACTGGCAACCATACTTTGAAGCAACTGAATTAGAACAGGCCATCACTTTGCCGGCAGAGCTTTATGTATCAGAGCAAGCTCATCAATTAGATAGGCAAGCTATATTTACTCGAAGTTGGCAGTGTGTGGGGCATGTTTCCGAATTAGCGAATAATGGCGATGTGATCACCGCTGAAGTCGCCAATAAGCCAATTGTCATTTTACGAGATCATGAAGGGCAGTTACGGGCATATTATAATGTCTGTAAACATAGAGCAGGTCCGTTAGTTTTACAAAAGGGTAATGTAAAAGTCTTGAGTTGTAAGTATCACGGCTGGACTTATAAGTTAGATGGTCAATTGCGAACGGCACCTGAAATGCAATCAACACCAAACTTTGAACTGTGCGATGTTCATTTAGATTCGGTCAACGTTGATACATGGCAAGGTTATCTTTTCGTAAACTTGTCAAATTCACCAATAGAGTTAGCCAAAGTATTTGAAAATATCGTCGAAAAAATTGCGCCAATCAATTTGCTGAAAATGCAGTTTCATCATCGTGATGTCTACGATGTTTCGTGTAACTGGAAAGTTTACATGGACAATTACCTCGAAGGCTATCATTTGCCGCATGTTCATCCTGGCTTAAATAAATTGTTGGATTACAAAAGCTACACAACAGAATTGTCTCCGTGGTACTCTTATCAATTCAGTCCCTTAGAAAGTGATGATAATTTCTACGGTGACGGAGCGGCGCATTACTTTTGTGTATACCCCAATTTAATGCTCAATATTTTACCGGGCCGTTGCCAAGTGAATATCATTGTGCCTTCAGAGAAGAACCAATGTAAGGTCATTTTTGATTACTATTACAGTGATCTGGAGTCATCATCAACCAAGAAAATGATACAGCAAGACTTATCTTTTAGTGATGAAGTTCAAGACGAAGATATTGCGATATGTGAGCATGTACAAAAAGGATTAGAGTCGGGTAGTTATCATCAAGGACGACTGTGTGTTAAACGCGAGAGCGGAGTGTGGCATTTTCAAGAGTTGTTAAGACGCGCTTACCGAGAAGTGAGCGAGCTTTAA
- a CDS encoding M12 family metallopeptidase: MNLSSKTNRFKALKTALATGLLTSFATIGTLSVANENSATNNAKKKIAPSNNQIKSSSIFNQYGYRDSIFGFNSHGREVFDVHTDLGGIIKAVDVDGVAYSGDMILGYTKDLKEHGLRIVTGQEAPDDEIGPSAIIRYPSSGYKWPNGTVPYAFASSLGSQGRQAIQYAIQHWNNNTNVNFVPRTNQTDYILVQGGGGCSSWIGRQGGQQLVTLAENCGNGAAVHELGHAVGFFHEQTRTDRDNFVTIYWNNIQSGMEYNFYKTSTNEGQNYGAYDYYSIMHYPTWAFSSNNQATIWPTQGNVDPNALGSGTTLSSGDLAATAAIYGDDGNSGTTYNGSLSGANDSDYQPNGNYFQYNGGSIRATLQGPTNADFDMKLFRWNGSGWSQVAVSETPTSNESITYSAASGYYYFQIYSYSGSGSYRFTLSL, translated from the coding sequence ATGAATTTGTCATCAAAAACCAATCGCTTCAAGGCACTGAAAACAGCGCTTGCTACTGGTCTTTTAACCAGCTTCGCAACCATTGGCACCTTGTCGGTTGCAAACGAAAACTCGGCAACAAACAATGCGAAAAAGAAAATTGCCCCATCAAATAACCAGATAAAAAGCTCATCGATATTTAATCAATATGGGTATAGAGATTCCATCTTCGGTTTTAACAGTCATGGTCGAGAAGTATTTGATGTGCATACTGACCTCGGAGGGATCATCAAAGCCGTTGACGTTGATGGCGTCGCTTATTCTGGAGATATGATATTAGGCTATACGAAAGATCTTAAAGAACATGGCTTACGTATTGTTACTGGACAAGAAGCACCCGACGACGAAATCGGACCAAGTGCGATTATTCGCTATCCATCGTCTGGTTACAAATGGCCCAACGGAACGGTGCCTTACGCTTTTGCGTCATCACTAGGCAGTCAAGGTCGGCAAGCCATTCAATACGCCATTCAACACTGGAACAATAATACCAATGTAAACTTTGTTCCTCGTACCAATCAAACAGACTATATTTTAGTACAAGGTGGAGGCGGTTGTAGTTCTTGGATAGGTCGTCAAGGAGGTCAACAGCTGGTCACTCTTGCAGAAAACTGTGGCAATGGAGCCGCCGTTCATGAACTTGGGCATGCCGTCGGTTTTTTTCATGAGCAAACCCGAACTGATCGCGATAATTTCGTCACTATTTACTGGAACAATATTCAAAGCGGGATGGAGTATAACTTCTATAAGACATCCACAAACGAAGGACAAAATTATGGTGCCTACGATTATTATTCCATTATGCATTACCCAACGTGGGCCTTTTCGTCGAACAATCAAGCGACCATTTGGCCAACACAAGGTAATGTTGATCCCAATGCTCTAGGCAGCGGAACCACCCTTTCGAGTGGCGATTTAGCAGCGACTGCTGCGATTTATGGTGATGATGGCAATAGTGGAACGACCTACAATGGCTCTTTGTCTGGAGCAAACGACTCTGACTATCAACCCAATGGAAACTATTTCCAATACAACGGTGGTTCTATACGAGCGACACTGCAAGGTCCAACGAATGCTGATTTTGATATGAAATTATTTCGCTGGAACGGATCGGGTTGGTCACAAGTCGCTGTTTCAGAAACGCCAACATCAAATGAGTCAATAACCTACTCTGCTGCGTCGGGCTATTACTACTTTCAGATTTATTCTTACAGTGGCAGTGGGAGCTACCGCTTCACTCTAAGTTTATAA
- a CDS encoding aminotransferase class IV encodes MGYGAHTYQDDPRNAQIKISINGELFAREDAKISVFDSGFILGDGVWEGLRLHKGKIAFLQQHLDRLYGGAKALDMNIGLSQQALADRIYATLKANEMTDGVHIRLMVTRGTKATPYQDPRVTISPATIVIIPEYKHSIASNGLRLFTTHVRRGYPDVQDPKLNSHSKLNCIFACIQATKAGADEALMLDPHGFVSTCNSTHFFIVRGNEVWTSTGDYCLGGITRSNVIKACIQNNIPVLQKNFSLTDVYSADEAFCTGTFAGLSPVISVDGRTIGQGERGPMVNQLNELYHQLIESE; translated from the coding sequence ATGGGCTATGGCGCTCACACATATCAAGATGATCCTCGCAATGCACAAATTAAAATAAGTATTAACGGCGAACTTTTTGCACGAGAAGACGCTAAAATAAGTGTCTTCGATAGCGGTTTTATTCTCGGCGACGGTGTTTGGGAAGGATTGCGATTGCACAAAGGTAAAATTGCCTTTTTGCAACAACATTTGGATCGCCTTTATGGTGGTGCAAAAGCATTGGATATGAACATAGGTTTATCTCAGCAGGCGTTAGCCGATCGAATTTATGCAACACTCAAAGCCAATGAAATGACCGATGGAGTCCATATCCGATTGATGGTTACCCGCGGCACCAAGGCAACGCCTTATCAAGATCCGAGAGTAACCATTAGCCCGGCTACCATCGTAATTATTCCTGAATATAAACATTCGATTGCCTCAAATGGCTTGCGCTTGTTCACCACTCACGTGCGACGAGGTTATCCTGATGTACAAGATCCAAAACTAAATTCTCACTCCAAACTCAATTGTATTTTTGCTTGCATTCAAGCAACCAAAGCGGGTGCAGATGAAGCCTTAATGCTCGATCCGCATGGGTTTGTGTCTACCTGCAACTCAACGCATTTTTTTATCGTTCGAGGCAATGAAGTATGGACCTCTACGGGTGACTATTGTCTTGGAGGTATAACTCGCAGCAATGTGATCAAAGCCTGCATTCAAAATAATATTCCGGTGTTGCAAAAAAACTTTTCGTTAACCGATGTATACAGTGCAGATGAAGCTTTTTGCACGGGCACCTTCGCGGGACTGTCGCCAGTGATCAGTGTTGATGGTCGAACGATTGGTCAAGGAGAACGAGGGCCGATGGTCAACCAATTAAATGAACTCTATCATCAACTGATTGAATCTGAGTAA
- a CDS encoding amino acid permease, giving the protein MHNNKANPSHRDSQRFGVAITTSLVIGTMIGSGIFLLPASLAEFGAISLAGWLMAALGAVCLAWVFAKLSHWHPGLGGPYHYTRIGIGEFPAFLVAWGYWISVWTGNAAIAMAAVSYCKLLIPALNDAAMLSTLLALSFVWLFTFINILGVKEAGVTQLVTTLLKVVPLIIFAIAGFWYVDWSHLTKEVTETATTSNMIIAAAALWLWAFLGIESASIPADNIKEPQQTIPRATMLGVAIVAVIYVLGTIVVMGVLPAMDLAQSNGPFADAARSLWGSWAGLAMTFVALVSTLGALNGLILLGGQMPMAAAKDQLFPHWFAQQNNRGAPTLGIIISSVLTSLLLLTTASKNLLGVFNFAILLSTTSILVPYIFCSAAAFRFQSRQSDNLKALSLAIIIIAFLFSLWALAGAGQEAVYWGFILMMLGVPVYTWLKMNTDRKNDSNLSIETRKE; this is encoded by the coding sequence ATGCATAACAATAAAGCCAACCCTAGTCATCGTGACTCTCAAAGATTTGGTGTTGCTATCACCACGTCGTTAGTCATTGGAACCATGATCGGTTCTGGAATATTTTTATTACCAGCGTCATTGGCTGAGTTTGGGGCTATTAGTTTAGCGGGTTGGTTGATGGCTGCATTAGGTGCTGTGTGCTTAGCTTGGGTCTTTGCGAAATTGAGTCATTGGCACCCGGGCCTTGGTGGTCCCTACCATTACACTCGTATCGGAATTGGAGAATTTCCGGCGTTTCTGGTTGCATGGGGCTATTGGATTTCTGTTTGGACCGGTAACGCAGCCATTGCGATGGCCGCGGTGTCTTACTGTAAATTACTGATACCCGCGTTGAACGATGCAGCGATGTTATCGACGTTACTTGCTTTAAGTTTTGTTTGGCTGTTTACCTTCATCAATATATTGGGTGTTAAAGAAGCTGGCGTCACGCAACTGGTCACAACCTTGTTAAAAGTTGTCCCTCTTATAATATTTGCTATTGCTGGATTTTGGTATGTCGACTGGAGCCATTTGACGAAGGAAGTAACAGAGACCGCGACCACTTCGAATATGATCATTGCCGCTGCTGCTCTCTGGCTATGGGCTTTTTTAGGCATTGAGTCAGCGAGTATACCGGCAGACAATATTAAAGAACCTCAACAAACGATTCCACGAGCGACCATGCTCGGAGTCGCCATTGTTGCGGTCATTTATGTGTTGGGCACAATAGTTGTCATGGGCGTATTGCCTGCGATGGATTTGGCGCAATCCAACGGTCCTTTTGCCGATGCGGCGCGTTCATTATGGGGAAGCTGGGCAGGTTTAGCCATGACCTTTGTTGCACTGGTCTCAACACTTGGCGCGTTAAATGGCTTAATTTTGCTCGGTGGACAAATGCCTATGGCTGCGGCAAAAGATCAATTATTTCCGCACTGGTTTGCTCAGCAGAATAATCGCGGCGCTCCAACGTTGGGAATTATTATCTCTTCGGTGTTGACGTCTCTTTTGTTATTGACCACTGCGAGTAAAAATTTACTCGGTGTATTTAATTTTGCGATTTTGCTTTCAACAACGTCGATATTAGTGCCTTATATTTTTTGTTCTGCCGCTGCCTTTCGTTTTCAAAGTCGACAGTCGGATAATTTAAAGGCTTTATCGTTAGCGATAATTATCATTGCTTTTCTGTTTTCGCTATGGGCATTGGCAGGCGCTGGCCAAGAGGCTGTGTATTGGGGATTTATATTGATGATGTTAGGCGTACCTGTATACACTTGGTTGAAAATGAATACGGATCGAAAGAATGATTCAAACCTATCGATCGAGACACGCAAAGAATGA
- a CDS encoding DUF6482 family protein yields MELNIHALEGGLYLVEVTDELKNISDEIRTTIAKKASFTESHFWHFRSLGAIRDAFTSLSPQRVWLIHNLAYDQMIGLPSHPEPHRQPLHWYS; encoded by the coding sequence ATGGAACTTAACATACATGCGCTCGAAGGCGGCTTATATCTCGTAGAGGTAACCGACGAGCTCAAAAACATTTCAGACGAAATACGTACAACAATCGCTAAGAAGGCAAGCTTTACCGAGTCGCACTTTTGGCATTTTCGCAGCCTTGGCGCTATACGAGATGCTTTCACCTCACTCTCACCGCAACGCGTGTGGTTAATCCACAATTTAGCGTACGATCAAATGATCGGCTTGCCTAGTCATCCTGAGCCACACCGACAACCTTTGCACTGGTACTCTTAA
- a CDS encoding DUF1624 domain-containing protein: protein MTAVAIDNVVEQRKYRIENIDFLRGLVIVIMAIDHVRDYLGAGVVAQAPMSDDASLGTYLTRLVTHLCAPIFVFLAGTSAGLMTARRSPRELSYFLITRGLWLIVIELAVVSQLWTFNITGLPFLGGLTGLAFQVIGAIGLSMMVLGLLQFLGARACLAIGILIVIGHNALDSVWPVPQMGQQNIPLWVGLHAQMGFAIGQLSFYIAYPPIPWIGIMLMGFGTASLFNRTPVEQKRLFLLIGLSLLVIFFVLRGSQIYGDPNTWQAQANGWLTLRDFFNVTKYPPSLLFTLLTLGVGCLILTIADHLPRLLRSIMITFGKAPFAIYIAHLLIIHSLSVLFGMYQGFEAEQFLTMYFLFPEGFGVGLLGVYGFWLCIMVALYPLAKWVSDVKSRRKDWWLSYL from the coding sequence ATGACAGCCGTTGCAATAGATAATGTCGTAGAACAACGAAAATATCGAATTGAAAATATTGATTTTCTACGCGGACTTGTGATCGTGATTATGGCAATTGATCATGTGCGAGATTATTTAGGTGCAGGCGTTGTTGCTCAAGCGCCTATGTCAGATGACGCTTCATTGGGTACTTATTTAACTCGGCTAGTGACTCATTTATGCGCACCTATTTTTGTATTTTTAGCGGGTACTAGTGCGGGTCTAATGACCGCTCGGCGCTCTCCTAGAGAGTTGAGTTACTTCTTGATAACTCGAGGCCTTTGGTTGATTGTGATAGAGCTTGCGGTTGTATCACAACTTTGGACATTTAATATCACTGGGCTACCATTTTTAGGTGGCTTAACCGGTCTAGCTTTTCAAGTCATTGGCGCAATCGGGCTAAGCATGATGGTTCTCGGCTTGTTGCAGTTTTTAGGTGCAAGAGCGTGTTTGGCTATCGGTATTCTTATCGTTATTGGTCATAATGCTCTCGATAGTGTCTGGCCAGTACCACAAATGGGGCAACAAAATATTCCGTTGTGGGTTGGGCTACATGCGCAGATGGGTTTCGCGATTGGTCAGCTTTCTTTCTATATTGCTTACCCGCCAATTCCTTGGATTGGAATCATGCTAATGGGGTTCGGTACAGCCTCTCTTTTTAATCGAACGCCAGTTGAACAAAAACGATTATTTTTGTTGATCGGGTTGTCTTTATTAGTGATATTTTTTGTATTACGAGGATCTCAAATTTACGGTGATCCTAATACCTGGCAAGCGCAAGCAAATGGCTGGCTGACTTTGCGAGACTTTTTCAATGTAACCAAATACCCTCCAAGCTTACTGTTTACTTTACTAACGCTAGGCGTCGGTTGCCTAATTTTAACAATCGCCGATCATTTGCCAAGATTGCTTAGATCAATAATGATTACTTTTGGAAAGGCTCCTTTTGCAATCTATATTGCGCACTTATTGATTATCCATTCACTATCAGTATTATTTGGAATGTATCAGGGGTTTGAAGCGGAACAATTTTTAACCATGTATTTTTTGTTTCCGGAAGGATTCGGTGTTGGCTTGCTGGGCGTTTATGGCTTTTGGTTGTGCATAATGGTCGCATTATATCCGCTTGCCAAGTGGGTAAGCGACGTGAAGTCGCGACGAAAAGATTGGTGGCTAAGTTACTTGTAG
- a CDS encoding DUF6559 family protein translates to MWFKERRKRKAIHNYFTKVSPLLASRYGLSEYYSEGQVKTTVGVAKVSKRFIDYALAMYTQPSERFSEQRVEVATLFDISPEYTAVTLIKLALPVGWKGGVHTNWIANKNGKSGF, encoded by the coding sequence ATGTGGTTTAAAGAAAGACGAAAGAGAAAAGCGATTCACAATTACTTTACGAAAGTATCGCCACTATTAGCCAGCCGTTATGGGTTGTCGGAATACTATTCTGAAGGGCAAGTAAAAACCACCGTCGGTGTTGCTAAAGTGAGCAAGCGATTTATCGACTATGCGCTAGCAATGTATACCCAGCCGTCTGAACGTTTTAGTGAGCAGCGTGTTGAAGTTGCGACGCTATTCGATATTTCTCCAGAATATACGGCGGTTACTTTAATAAAATTAGCCTTACCTGTTGGTTGGAAGGGTGGTGTTCATACCAACTGGATAGCGAATAAAAATGGGAAAAGTGGATTTTGA
- a CDS encoding AAA family ATPase, with translation MLHKIVILGNSGSGKSTLAKKLVEKEKLAHLDLDTLAWLPTSPPKRQLIDVSRHDIEQFMSENDAWVIEGCYSDLLDIALPQATELIFLNLPLDECIANAQRRPWEPHKYSSKQAQDENLSMLIEWIKQYYEREDTFSYQSHKHLFDSFKGPKKMIEQNQERS, from the coding sequence ATGTTACATAAAATTGTAATTTTAGGAAATTCGGGCTCAGGAAAATCCACGCTTGCCAAGAAACTGGTTGAAAAGGAAAAGCTCGCTCACTTAGACTTAGATACGCTCGCTTGGTTACCTACTTCACCACCGAAGCGCCAATTGATAGATGTGTCTAGGCATGATATTGAGCAATTTATGAGTGAGAATGACGCTTGGGTTATTGAAGGATGTTACAGCGACCTGCTAGATATAGCATTACCGCAAGCGACCGAACTGATATTTCTTAACTTGCCATTAGATGAATGCATTGCAAATGCTCAGCGCAGACCATGGGAACCACATAAGTATTCGTCAAAGCAAGCTCAAGATGAAAATTTATCAATGCTTATCGAGTGGATAAAACAGTATTACGAACGTGAAGATACCTTCTCTTATCAATCACATAAACACTTATTTGACAGTTTTAAAGGGCCAAAGAAAATGATTGAGCAAAACCAAGAGCGGTCCTAG
- a CDS encoding thiol-disulfide oxidoreductase DCC family protein: MTQQNNQTKVFFDGRCYICATEIAKLKERSTDLRFINIHAFKHLPKPKEVLLKQLYVQLPNNRWLLGLDANIYMWRNCGKIMLADFFSLPIIYPIAKKVYAWWANRRFNKLYQKLH, encoded by the coding sequence ATGACCCAACAAAATAACCAAACAAAAGTCTTCTTCGATGGGCGCTGCTACATTTGTGCGACTGAGATTGCTAAACTGAAAGAAAGGAGTACTGATTTACGGTTTATCAACATTCATGCGTTCAAACATCTACCAAAACCAAAAGAGGTATTGCTAAAACAACTGTACGTTCAGCTACCTAATAACCGCTGGTTGCTTGGTCTCGACGCCAATATATACATGTGGCGTAACTGTGGAAAAATAATGTTAGCCGACTTTTTTAGCCTGCCGATCATCTACCCTATTGCCAAGAAGGTTTATGCTTGGTGGGCTAATCGACGTTTTAACAAGCTATACCAAAAGCTTCATTAA